Sequence from the Andreesenia angusta genome:
GTTAGATTCGGCTGGGCTTGAATATTCTTTAGCCCCTTCTGCGTGTACCTTTTCCCCTGCCTCTTTTATTCCATCCATAATGCCCTTATTGGCAGCTAGTTTACCCTTTATTGACACGGCTTAAAACCTCCTTCGCTAAAGCTTTGTACTCCTTAGCCCCGCGGCTGTTCTTGTCGAACAGGTTTATAGGGATTCCTTCCTTTTGGCTCTCAAGTATTCTGGAGTTATGGTGAATATAGGTTTCGAAGAGCTCGTCCGAGAACATCTCTTCCAGAGCTTCCCTGATCTCCTTGGTTATCTTTATCCTGTCATCGGCCTTCGTTATAAGCACGCCCAAGATATCAAGGTTTTTGTTTATATTCTGCTTTATCAGCTTCACTATGTTTAATAGCTGGCCCATACCTGAAAGTGACAGGACACCTGAGTCCACCGGTATTATTATGTGGTCGCTGAACGAAAGCGCGTTGACTGTCAGAAGCCCGAGGCTCGGCGGCAGGTCCAGCAGCACGAAGTCGTAGTCGAGCTCGGCGTTTTCAAACGCCCTTTTTAGAATAGTCTCTCGGCTTAGCTCGTTCGCTATTACGATTTCCGTATTCGCCAGACTTATATTGGCCGGAACAAGGTCCACCCCGGAGCCTGTTTTTACTATGGCTTCACTCAGTGGAAGGCCACTTGAAAATATCTCATATGAAGTTTTGTCCAAGCTCTCTGAGTTCACGCCAAGTATTTCGCTCAGATTTCCCTGTGGGTCAAGATCCACGGCTAGAACCTTGTGCCCCATTTCTGCAAGTATAGCGCTGACGCTGGCTGTAGTCGTGGTCTTGGCGACCCCTCCTTTTTGGTTTACAAGACTTATGCTTATCAATGTAAACACCTCCTATACTAATTATATCATAAAAAACATAAACACAAGCAACAATACAAATAAAAACGTTTATGTAAATAAAAATGTAAACATATGTACAAATAAGTATTGCAACTCCAAAAATAAAAGTTGATCTTTTTTCAAATTTCATTTAAAATATAAAGTGGGATTAAAAAGAATCTGTATTTTGAAAGGACGTTTTTGATGAAAAAAAGAGTTGTGGAGCTATTTGCCGGAGTTGGCGGATTTAGAGTTGGGCTTGAAAAAGCTTCTGAAGATTTTGAATTTGTATGGGCCAATCAGTGGGAGCCCAGTAGGAAGTCACAAGATGCTTTCAATTGCTATATAAGCCACTATGGTGAAAGTGAAATGCACAGCAACGAAGATATAGAGAGTGTAGATAAGTCTAGCATTCCTAGACATGATTTGCTCGTAGGGGGGTTTCCATGTCAAGACTACAGTGTTGCAAGGACCAAGGCTGAAGGAATTCATGGAAAGAAAGGTGTACTATGGTGGAGCATTTATGAAACTATAGAGCAACATGAACCGCCATTTGTACTACTAGAAAATGTAGATAGACTTTTAAAGTCACCTTCTAAACAGAGAGGACGCGATTTTGGAGTAATGCTAGCTTGTATGGACCGACTGGGATATTCTGTTGAGTGGAGAATTATCAACGCGGCTGAATATGGCTTTCCTCAGAAAAGAAGAAGGACATTTATATTTGCTTATAAAAATGATACGGAGTATGCAAAAGATCTTAGGGGAAAGACTCTAGAAGAGATAGTTATAAAAGAAGGCTTCTTTCAACAAGAGTTTAAGGCTTCTAGGAAAGATGGTTCGGATAGAATTGGCGAAATAGAGTTTGAGTCTGAAGATATCCCAAGCTTATCAGAGAGCTTCAAGTTTCAGTTTTGGAGCTCTGGTGTCATGAGAAATGGATGTGTTTATACTGAAGAACTCATACCTTTTCCAGGAGATATCGAATTTAAACTTCTTAAGGATGTTCTTGAAAAAGATGTTCCAGAAAAGTACTATCTCAATGGAGAACTAGATGACTGGGAGTACATGAAGGGGTCAAAACGTATCGAAAGGACTCATAAAGAAGGTC
This genomic interval carries:
- a CDS encoding ParA family protein: MISISLVNQKGGVAKTTTTASVSAILAEMGHKVLAVDLDPQGNLSEILGVNSESLDKTSYEIFSSGLPLSEAIVKTGSGVDLVPANISLANTEIVIANELSRETILKRAFENAELDYDFVLLDLPPSLGLLTVNALSFSDHIIIPVDSGVLSLSGMGQLLNIVKLIKQNINKNLDILGVLITKADDRIKITKEIREALEEMFSDELFETYIHHNSRILESQKEGIPINLFDKNSRGAKEYKALAKEVLSRVNKG
- a CDS encoding DNA cytosine methyltransferase → MKKRVVELFAGVGGFRVGLEKASEDFEFVWANQWEPSRKSQDAFNCYISHYGESEMHSNEDIESVDKSSIPRHDLLVGGFPCQDYSVARTKAEGIHGKKGVLWWSIYETIEQHEPPFVLLENVDRLLKSPSKQRGRDFGVMLACMDRLGYSVEWRIINAAEYGFPQKRRRTFIFAYKNDTEYAKDLRGKTLEEIVIKEGFFQQEFKASRKDGSDRIGEIEFESEDIPSLSESFKFQFWSSGVMRNGCVYTEELIPFPGDIEFKLLKDVLEKDVPEKYYLNGELDDWEYMKGSKRIERTHKEGHKYTFSEGAIAFPDPTSRPARTMLTSEFSKNRSTHIIKDPQTGRLRKLTPMECERLNGFPDDWTNTGMSERFRYFCMGNALVVGLVEKMGRQIANLK